A window from Setaria italica strain Yugu1 chromosome VIII, Setaria_italica_v2.0, whole genome shotgun sequence encodes these proteins:
- the LOC101778615 gene encoding uncharacterized protein LOC101778615 isoform X3, translated as MDQPVFYQVDMLINLSERFGDLTFHERLGVLMPWTEIPALDEKVAKWSKEHPVIFWNAGIGPAASFLPTLTRLLFERTKDLYGPYDHIIRLTLTPAAAADSSSAQHWLAFETLIQMARSLKIALPDDKLQELKQLVEEESYFSYGTVSDNLMLQAFGYEYVDSFGSDPSDLMWDPSFGRLPRWSPEFERIMKAFLGKKHLLLVENLHVPVPLDVLFYTMGGRRPSPFQSRWLISTTSEDVCDKSREARTRSPWEVRLSREYYREYYHALPFHDLLQPEWAVLIKEALVDAAASIHNTLKQQGDEFWLHVAQHCLYYGVLYHRLQGAAGCQASTTFSVTSDELVRCLVAEELIFSTTSPTRKPAATGKKQSNYYRSAYEAGKVVVQALQEYSLLPIYSVSTPTSSTSWTATTTSASSFQDTITGVSQLAKGVSRLKQDELYVPKRREKLRWVSFMNGDGRHVSWDWRRKQMAEFIPGKVSMSTLILRGCSNISGFPFDEVLNSFICVLDLSYTPIDSLPPGFSQLLNLNLLSLRGCSQLETLSPSPPSSDEETSPLAHLENLQVLDMNGVPLLEITQQDGSNKRNLHYLDLSGSRITTLPSEFFHSMLSLEELILGHCSNLKELPPSMAELYNLLFLHVEGTKITSFPEDMFEAMQRLRTLKLIDNTLLTSLPRSLSESKGLKELHIYNCIGLRLQFIWDLLPYLEDLYIQTWEALEDIKIHDHRNLRTFSPSGPWIRCLSLRGCSRLKTVNFSDDLTALEDVDLSGTALEEIPHSLPNLPKLKTLLLLNVPCFKRFPWHQLVRFPEVFYLDHCADDHKQFLKMFCKQEICEDENQHTEITTNTAQININDSRIFHSFNADAANKLVKEGQFLQSFNVQVKPCNVRGKKPQNINGEICTKIQRRSPYLDVCQCEAASIFPMMKLQPKQRHVQISAKNRYPNGLRHLLSVTNSMFITDDAFVRCLTDLNYSLICLEECQLQRCHQMTEVFRMNSEASSKSEVFPSLRILQASCLENLLCFVKPVLRRLYNHHGPITLKVLKHIHVEHCPRLEKIFPCSLSLPALETLVILFCYNLKTIFYNQPDYYVAASPLPNIERIYLQELPHLQHFHDDVTFQFDTPKWEKLFVRGCLCFQSLPLLKKEYQKLKVEVSGERDWWGRLQWILPEQSDYYLHVPPPEFVSRKKHIIKSYLR; from the exons ATGGATCAACCAGTTTTTTATCAGGTCGACATGCTAATTAATTTGTCAGA AAGGTTTGGTGACCTCACCTTCCATGAGAGGCTAGGGGTGTTAATGCCATGGACTGAAATACCAGCGTTGGATGAAAAGGTGGCGAAGTGGAGCAAGGAGCACCCGGTGATATTCTGGAACGCCGGAATTGGACCTGCAGCTTCGTTTCTGCCGACCTTGACCAGGCTCTTATTCGAGCGCACCAAGGACCTGTATGGGCCCTACGACCACATTATACGCCTGACGCTCACACCCGCCGCGGCAGCAGACAGCAGCTCTGCCCAGCATTGGCTGGCGTTTGAGACACTCATCCAAATGGCAAGATCCCTCAAGATTGCACTTCCTGACGACAAGCTGCAGGAGCTCAAGCAACTCGTCGAAGAAGAGAGCTACTTCAGCTATGGCACAGTCTCCGACAACCTGATGCTCCAGGCATTCGGATACGAGTACGTCGACTCGTTTGGATCAGATCCGTCCGATCTAATGTGGGACCCTAGCTTTGGCCGTCTACCTCGTTGGTCTCCAGAATTCGAAAGGATCATGAAAGCGTTCCTAGGGAAGAAGCATCTGCTGCTGGTAGAAAACCTGCATGTTCCCGTCCCATTGGACGTGCTGTTTTACACAATGGGCGGACGGCGGCCGTCACCCTTCCAGAGCCGGTGGCTCATCTCAACAACTTCCGAGGATGTCTGCGACAAAAGCAGAGAGGCTAGAACTCGTTCTCCCTGGGAAGTTCGTCTAAGCCGGGAATATTACCGGGAATATTACCATGCCCTGCCTTTTCATGATCTCCTACAGCCAGAGTGGGCTGTGCTGATTAAAGAGGCCTTAGTGGACGCAGCCGCCTCCATCCATAACACACTCAAGCAGCAAGGAGACGAGTTCTGGCTCCACGTGGCTCAACACTGCTTGTATTATGGTGTCCTCTACCATCGACTgcaaggagctgctggatgtcagGCAAGCACCACCTTCTCTGTTACCTCCGATGAGCTGGTTCGCTGTTTGGTGGCTGAGGAACTGATTTTTTCAACAACAAGCCCCACCAGGAAACCAGCAGCCACCGGCAAGAAACAGAGCAACTACTACAGGTCTGCATATGAAGCTGGAAAGGTCGTGGTTCAAGCCTTGCAAGAATATTCATTACTTCCAATATATTCTGTTTCTACCCCAACAAGCAGCACTTCATGGACGGCTACCACCACTTCTGCATCATCCTTCCAGGATACCATCACTGGCGTGTCACAGTTAGCTAAGGGTGTCTCCCGACTCAAGCAAGATGAACTTTATGTAccaaaaaggagagagaaactGAGATGGGTCTCATTTATGAATGGTGATGGTAGGCATGTAAGCTGGGATTGGAGAAGGAAACAGATGGCAGAATTTATCCCAGGAAAAGTGAGCATGAGCACCCTTATTCTGAGAGGTTGCTCAAACATATCAGGCTTTCCTTTTGATGAAGTGTTAAACAGCTTCATCTGTGTTCTTGATTTGTCCTATACACCAATAGATTCTCTGCCTCCTGGGTTTTCTCAGCTACTGAATCTGAACTTGCTCTCACTTAGAGGCTGCTCTCAGCTCGAGACCTTGTCTCCATCACCACCTAGTTCTGATGAAGAAACATCACCACTCGCACATCTAGAAAACCTTCAAGTCCTTGATATGAATGGGGTTCCCTTGCTGGAGATAACCCAACAGGATGGTAGCAACAAGAGAAATCTGCACTACCTTGATCTGTCAGGTTCAAGAATCACCACTCTGCCTTCTGAATTCTTCCATAGCATGTTAAGTCTTGAGGAGCTCATTCTTGGTCATTGCTCCAATCTCAAAGAACTGCCTCCTTCCATGGCTGAACTGTACAATCTTTTGTTCCTTCATGTGGAGGGGACTAAGATTACCTCTTTTCCAGAGGATATGTTTGAAGCAATGCAAAGGCTGCGTACACTCAAGCTGATCGACAACACGCTATTGACGTCACTCCCAAGGTCACTATCTGAATCCAAAGGCCTCAAGGAGCTACATATTTATAACTGCATTGGATTGAGGCTTCAGTTTATATGGGATCTGTTACCATACCTTGAAGATCTTTATATACAAACATGGGAGGCGTTGGAAGATATCAAAATCCATGACCATCGTAACCTCAGAACCTTCTCACCCTCTGGACCATGGATTAGGTGCCTGTCCTTGCGTGGGTGCAGCAGGCTGAAAACTGTGAACTTCAGTGATGATCTTACAGCACTGGAGGATGTTGATCTTTCTGGAACAGCCCTTGAGGAGATCCCTCACAGCCTCCCAAATTTACCAAAATTAAAGACATTACTTCTTCTGAATGTCCCTTGTTTCAAGAGATTCCCGTGGCATCAGTTGGTTAGGTTTCCTGAGGTATTCTATTTGGATCACTGTGCAGATGATCATAAGCAATTTTTAAAGATGTTTTGCAAGCAGGAAATTTGTGAGGATGAAAATCAGCATACAGAGATAACGACCAATACTGCTCAAATCAACATAAACGATTCCAGGATCTTTCATAGCTTTAATGCGGATGCTGCTAACAAGTTAGTGAAGGAAGGACAGTTTCTTCAGTCATTTAATGTCCAAGTTAAACCATGCAATGTGAGAGGCAAGAAGCCACAGAATATAAATGGTGAGATTTGTACTAAGATCCAGAGGCGATCACCTTATCTAGATGTCTGTCAATGTGAGGCAGCTAGCATCTTTCCCATGATGAAACTTCAGCCAAAGCAGCGCCATGTGCAGATATCCGCGAAGAATCGATATCCAAATGGTTTAAGGCATCTTCTCTCTGTTACAAACTCAATGTTCATTACAGATGATGCTTTTGTCAGATGCCTTACTGACCTGAATTACAGTCTAATTTGCCTAGAAGAATGCCAGCTCCAACGCTGCCATCAAATGACAGAAGTATTCAGAATGAATTCGGAAGCCTCATCAAAGTCAGAGGTATTCCCATCCCTAAGGATACTGCAGGCCTCCTGCCTTGAGAACCTACTATGCTTTGTTAAACCAGTTCTGAGACGATTATATAATCACCATGGGCCGATAACTTTGAAAGTACTAAAACACATCCACGTTGAGCACTGCCCACGTCTGGAGAAAATTTTCCCATGCAGTTTGTCATTACCAGCACTGGAGACTCTGGTCATTCTGTTCTGCTACAACCTGAAGACAATTTTCTACAATCAACCTGACTATTATGTAGCAGCTTCTCCACTCCCAAACATCGAAAGGATCTACCTCCAGGAGCTGCCACACCTGCAGCACTTCCATGATGATGTCACGTTTCAATTTGATACACCAAAGTGGGAGAAGCTCTTTGTTCGGGGCTGCCTATGCTTTCAGAGTCTCCCACTCCTGAAGAAGGAATATCAAAAGTTAAAGGTGGAAGTCAGCGGAGAGCGTGACTGGTGGGGCAGGCTGCAGTGGATCCTTCCAGAGCAAAGCGATTACTACTTGCATGTGCCGCCACCGGAGTTCGTATCGCGCAAGAAACATATCATCAAAAGCTACCTTAGGTGA
- the LOC101778615 gene encoding uncharacterized protein LOC101778615 isoform X2 has protein sequence MWQVGLTIGALPNVTGRKMDQPVFYQVDMLINLSEFGDLTFHERLGVLMPWTEIPALDEKVAKWSKEHPVIFWNAGIGPAASFLPTLTRLLFERTKDLYGPYDHIIRLTLTPAAAADSSSAQHWLAFETLIQMARSLKIALPDDKLQELKQLVEEESYFSYGTVSDNLMLQAFGYEYVDSFGSDPSDLMWDPSFGRLPRWSPEFERIMKAFLGKKHLLLVENLHVPVPLDVLFYTMGGRRPSPFQSRWLISTTSEDVCDKSREARTRSPWEVRLSREYYREYYHALPFHDLLQPEWAVLIKEALVDAAASIHNTLKQQGDEFWLHVAQHCLYYGVLYHRLQGAAGCQASTTFSVTSDELVRCLVAEELIFSTTSPTRKPAATGKKQSNYYRSAYEAGKVVVQALQEYSLLPIYSVSTPTSSTSWTATTTSASSFQDTITGVSQLAKGVSRLKQDELYVPKRREKLRWVSFMNGDGRHVSWDWRRKQMAEFIPGKVSMSTLILRGCSNISGFPFDEVLNSFICVLDLSYTPIDSLPPGFSQLLNLNLLSLRGCSQLETLSPSPPSSDEETSPLAHLENLQVLDMNGVPLLEITQQDGSNKRNLHYLDLSGSRITTLPSEFFHSMLSLEELILGHCSNLKELPPSMAELYNLLFLHVEGTKITSFPEDMFEAMQRLRTLKLIDNTLLTSLPRSLSESKGLKELHIYNCIGLRLQFIWDLLPYLEDLYIQTWEALEDIKIHDHRNLRTFSPSGPWIRCLSLRGCSRLKTVNFSDDLTALEDVDLSGTALEEIPHSLPNLPKLKTLLLLNVPCFKRFPWHQLVRFPEVFYLDHCADDHKQFLKMFCKQEICEDENQHTEITTNTAQININDSRIFHSFNADAANKLVKEGQFLQSFNVQVKPCNVRGKKPQNINGEICTKIQRRSPYLDVCQCEAASIFPMMKLQPKQRHVQISAKNRYPNGLRHLLSVTNSMFITDDAFVRCLTDLNYSLICLEECQLQRCHQMTEVFRMNSEASSKSEVFPSLRILQASCLENLLCFVKPVLRRLYNHHGPITLKVLKHIHVEHCPRLEKIFPCSLSLPALETLVILFCYNLKTIFYNQPDYYVAASPLPNIERIYLQELPHLQHFHDDVTFQFDTPKWEKLFVRGCLCFQSLPLLKKEYQKLKVEVSGERDWWGRLQWILPEQSDYYLHVPPPEFVSRKKHIIKSYLR, from the exons ATGTGGCAG GTGGGACTAACCATCGGCGCCTTACCAAACGTGACTGGCCGGAAAATGGATCAACCAGTTTTTTATCAGGTCGACATGCTAATTAATTTGTCAGA GTTTGGTGACCTCACCTTCCATGAGAGGCTAGGGGTGTTAATGCCATGGACTGAAATACCAGCGTTGGATGAAAAGGTGGCGAAGTGGAGCAAGGAGCACCCGGTGATATTCTGGAACGCCGGAATTGGACCTGCAGCTTCGTTTCTGCCGACCTTGACCAGGCTCTTATTCGAGCGCACCAAGGACCTGTATGGGCCCTACGACCACATTATACGCCTGACGCTCACACCCGCCGCGGCAGCAGACAGCAGCTCTGCCCAGCATTGGCTGGCGTTTGAGACACTCATCCAAATGGCAAGATCCCTCAAGATTGCACTTCCTGACGACAAGCTGCAGGAGCTCAAGCAACTCGTCGAAGAAGAGAGCTACTTCAGCTATGGCACAGTCTCCGACAACCTGATGCTCCAGGCATTCGGATACGAGTACGTCGACTCGTTTGGATCAGATCCGTCCGATCTAATGTGGGACCCTAGCTTTGGCCGTCTACCTCGTTGGTCTCCAGAATTCGAAAGGATCATGAAAGCGTTCCTAGGGAAGAAGCATCTGCTGCTGGTAGAAAACCTGCATGTTCCCGTCCCATTGGACGTGCTGTTTTACACAATGGGCGGACGGCGGCCGTCACCCTTCCAGAGCCGGTGGCTCATCTCAACAACTTCCGAGGATGTCTGCGACAAAAGCAGAGAGGCTAGAACTCGTTCTCCCTGGGAAGTTCGTCTAAGCCGGGAATATTACCGGGAATATTACCATGCCCTGCCTTTTCATGATCTCCTACAGCCAGAGTGGGCTGTGCTGATTAAAGAGGCCTTAGTGGACGCAGCCGCCTCCATCCATAACACACTCAAGCAGCAAGGAGACGAGTTCTGGCTCCACGTGGCTCAACACTGCTTGTATTATGGTGTCCTCTACCATCGACTgcaaggagctgctggatgtcagGCAAGCACCACCTTCTCTGTTACCTCCGATGAGCTGGTTCGCTGTTTGGTGGCTGAGGAACTGATTTTTTCAACAACAAGCCCCACCAGGAAACCAGCAGCCACCGGCAAGAAACAGAGCAACTACTACAGGTCTGCATATGAAGCTGGAAAGGTCGTGGTTCAAGCCTTGCAAGAATATTCATTACTTCCAATATATTCTGTTTCTACCCCAACAAGCAGCACTTCATGGACGGCTACCACCACTTCTGCATCATCCTTCCAGGATACCATCACTGGCGTGTCACAGTTAGCTAAGGGTGTCTCCCGACTCAAGCAAGATGAACTTTATGTAccaaaaaggagagagaaactGAGATGGGTCTCATTTATGAATGGTGATGGTAGGCATGTAAGCTGGGATTGGAGAAGGAAACAGATGGCAGAATTTATCCCAGGAAAAGTGAGCATGAGCACCCTTATTCTGAGAGGTTGCTCAAACATATCAGGCTTTCCTTTTGATGAAGTGTTAAACAGCTTCATCTGTGTTCTTGATTTGTCCTATACACCAATAGATTCTCTGCCTCCTGGGTTTTCTCAGCTACTGAATCTGAACTTGCTCTCACTTAGAGGCTGCTCTCAGCTCGAGACCTTGTCTCCATCACCACCTAGTTCTGATGAAGAAACATCACCACTCGCACATCTAGAAAACCTTCAAGTCCTTGATATGAATGGGGTTCCCTTGCTGGAGATAACCCAACAGGATGGTAGCAACAAGAGAAATCTGCACTACCTTGATCTGTCAGGTTCAAGAATCACCACTCTGCCTTCTGAATTCTTCCATAGCATGTTAAGTCTTGAGGAGCTCATTCTTGGTCATTGCTCCAATCTCAAAGAACTGCCTCCTTCCATGGCTGAACTGTACAATCTTTTGTTCCTTCATGTGGAGGGGACTAAGATTACCTCTTTTCCAGAGGATATGTTTGAAGCAATGCAAAGGCTGCGTACACTCAAGCTGATCGACAACACGCTATTGACGTCACTCCCAAGGTCACTATCTGAATCCAAAGGCCTCAAGGAGCTACATATTTATAACTGCATTGGATTGAGGCTTCAGTTTATATGGGATCTGTTACCATACCTTGAAGATCTTTATATACAAACATGGGAGGCGTTGGAAGATATCAAAATCCATGACCATCGTAACCTCAGAACCTTCTCACCCTCTGGACCATGGATTAGGTGCCTGTCCTTGCGTGGGTGCAGCAGGCTGAAAACTGTGAACTTCAGTGATGATCTTACAGCACTGGAGGATGTTGATCTTTCTGGAACAGCCCTTGAGGAGATCCCTCACAGCCTCCCAAATTTACCAAAATTAAAGACATTACTTCTTCTGAATGTCCCTTGTTTCAAGAGATTCCCGTGGCATCAGTTGGTTAGGTTTCCTGAGGTATTCTATTTGGATCACTGTGCAGATGATCATAAGCAATTTTTAAAGATGTTTTGCAAGCAGGAAATTTGTGAGGATGAAAATCAGCATACAGAGATAACGACCAATACTGCTCAAATCAACATAAACGATTCCAGGATCTTTCATAGCTTTAATGCGGATGCTGCTAACAAGTTAGTGAAGGAAGGACAGTTTCTTCAGTCATTTAATGTCCAAGTTAAACCATGCAATGTGAGAGGCAAGAAGCCACAGAATATAAATGGTGAGATTTGTACTAAGATCCAGAGGCGATCACCTTATCTAGATGTCTGTCAATGTGAGGCAGCTAGCATCTTTCCCATGATGAAACTTCAGCCAAAGCAGCGCCATGTGCAGATATCCGCGAAGAATCGATATCCAAATGGTTTAAGGCATCTTCTCTCTGTTACAAACTCAATGTTCATTACAGATGATGCTTTTGTCAGATGCCTTACTGACCTGAATTACAGTCTAATTTGCCTAGAAGAATGCCAGCTCCAACGCTGCCATCAAATGACAGAAGTATTCAGAATGAATTCGGAAGCCTCATCAAAGTCAGAGGTATTCCCATCCCTAAGGATACTGCAGGCCTCCTGCCTTGAGAACCTACTATGCTTTGTTAAACCAGTTCTGAGACGATTATATAATCACCATGGGCCGATAACTTTGAAAGTACTAAAACACATCCACGTTGAGCACTGCCCACGTCTGGAGAAAATTTTCCCATGCAGTTTGTCATTACCAGCACTGGAGACTCTGGTCATTCTGTTCTGCTACAACCTGAAGACAATTTTCTACAATCAACCTGACTATTATGTAGCAGCTTCTCCACTCCCAAACATCGAAAGGATCTACCTCCAGGAGCTGCCACACCTGCAGCACTTCCATGATGATGTCACGTTTCAATTTGATACACCAAAGTGGGAGAAGCTCTTTGTTCGGGGCTGCCTATGCTTTCAGAGTCTCCCACTCCTGAAGAAGGAATATCAAAAGTTAAAGGTGGAAGTCAGCGGAGAGCGTGACTGGTGGGGCAGGCTGCAGTGGATCCTTCCAGAGCAAAGCGATTACTACTTGCATGTGCCGCCACCGGAGTTCGTATCGCGCAAGAAACATATCATCAAAAGCTACCTTAGGTGA
- the LOC101778615 gene encoding uncharacterized protein LOC101778615 isoform X1: MWQVGLTIGALPNVTGRKMDQPVFYQVDMLINLSERFGDLTFHERLGVLMPWTEIPALDEKVAKWSKEHPVIFWNAGIGPAASFLPTLTRLLFERTKDLYGPYDHIIRLTLTPAAAADSSSAQHWLAFETLIQMARSLKIALPDDKLQELKQLVEEESYFSYGTVSDNLMLQAFGYEYVDSFGSDPSDLMWDPSFGRLPRWSPEFERIMKAFLGKKHLLLVENLHVPVPLDVLFYTMGGRRPSPFQSRWLISTTSEDVCDKSREARTRSPWEVRLSREYYREYYHALPFHDLLQPEWAVLIKEALVDAAASIHNTLKQQGDEFWLHVAQHCLYYGVLYHRLQGAAGCQASTTFSVTSDELVRCLVAEELIFSTTSPTRKPAATGKKQSNYYRSAYEAGKVVVQALQEYSLLPIYSVSTPTSSTSWTATTTSASSFQDTITGVSQLAKGVSRLKQDELYVPKRREKLRWVSFMNGDGRHVSWDWRRKQMAEFIPGKVSMSTLILRGCSNISGFPFDEVLNSFICVLDLSYTPIDSLPPGFSQLLNLNLLSLRGCSQLETLSPSPPSSDEETSPLAHLENLQVLDMNGVPLLEITQQDGSNKRNLHYLDLSGSRITTLPSEFFHSMLSLEELILGHCSNLKELPPSMAELYNLLFLHVEGTKITSFPEDMFEAMQRLRTLKLIDNTLLTSLPRSLSESKGLKELHIYNCIGLRLQFIWDLLPYLEDLYIQTWEALEDIKIHDHRNLRTFSPSGPWIRCLSLRGCSRLKTVNFSDDLTALEDVDLSGTALEEIPHSLPNLPKLKTLLLLNVPCFKRFPWHQLVRFPEVFYLDHCADDHKQFLKMFCKQEICEDENQHTEITTNTAQININDSRIFHSFNADAANKLVKEGQFLQSFNVQVKPCNVRGKKPQNINGEICTKIQRRSPYLDVCQCEAASIFPMMKLQPKQRHVQISAKNRYPNGLRHLLSVTNSMFITDDAFVRCLTDLNYSLICLEECQLQRCHQMTEVFRMNSEASSKSEVFPSLRILQASCLENLLCFVKPVLRRLYNHHGPITLKVLKHIHVEHCPRLEKIFPCSLSLPALETLVILFCYNLKTIFYNQPDYYVAASPLPNIERIYLQELPHLQHFHDDVTFQFDTPKWEKLFVRGCLCFQSLPLLKKEYQKLKVEVSGERDWWGRLQWILPEQSDYYLHVPPPEFVSRKKHIIKSYLR, translated from the exons ATGTGGCAG GTGGGACTAACCATCGGCGCCTTACCAAACGTGACTGGCCGGAAAATGGATCAACCAGTTTTTTATCAGGTCGACATGCTAATTAATTTGTCAGA AAGGTTTGGTGACCTCACCTTCCATGAGAGGCTAGGGGTGTTAATGCCATGGACTGAAATACCAGCGTTGGATGAAAAGGTGGCGAAGTGGAGCAAGGAGCACCCGGTGATATTCTGGAACGCCGGAATTGGACCTGCAGCTTCGTTTCTGCCGACCTTGACCAGGCTCTTATTCGAGCGCACCAAGGACCTGTATGGGCCCTACGACCACATTATACGCCTGACGCTCACACCCGCCGCGGCAGCAGACAGCAGCTCTGCCCAGCATTGGCTGGCGTTTGAGACACTCATCCAAATGGCAAGATCCCTCAAGATTGCACTTCCTGACGACAAGCTGCAGGAGCTCAAGCAACTCGTCGAAGAAGAGAGCTACTTCAGCTATGGCACAGTCTCCGACAACCTGATGCTCCAGGCATTCGGATACGAGTACGTCGACTCGTTTGGATCAGATCCGTCCGATCTAATGTGGGACCCTAGCTTTGGCCGTCTACCTCGTTGGTCTCCAGAATTCGAAAGGATCATGAAAGCGTTCCTAGGGAAGAAGCATCTGCTGCTGGTAGAAAACCTGCATGTTCCCGTCCCATTGGACGTGCTGTTTTACACAATGGGCGGACGGCGGCCGTCACCCTTCCAGAGCCGGTGGCTCATCTCAACAACTTCCGAGGATGTCTGCGACAAAAGCAGAGAGGCTAGAACTCGTTCTCCCTGGGAAGTTCGTCTAAGCCGGGAATATTACCGGGAATATTACCATGCCCTGCCTTTTCATGATCTCCTACAGCCAGAGTGGGCTGTGCTGATTAAAGAGGCCTTAGTGGACGCAGCCGCCTCCATCCATAACACACTCAAGCAGCAAGGAGACGAGTTCTGGCTCCACGTGGCTCAACACTGCTTGTATTATGGTGTCCTCTACCATCGACTgcaaggagctgctggatgtcagGCAAGCACCACCTTCTCTGTTACCTCCGATGAGCTGGTTCGCTGTTTGGTGGCTGAGGAACTGATTTTTTCAACAACAAGCCCCACCAGGAAACCAGCAGCCACCGGCAAGAAACAGAGCAACTACTACAGGTCTGCATATGAAGCTGGAAAGGTCGTGGTTCAAGCCTTGCAAGAATATTCATTACTTCCAATATATTCTGTTTCTACCCCAACAAGCAGCACTTCATGGACGGCTACCACCACTTCTGCATCATCCTTCCAGGATACCATCACTGGCGTGTCACAGTTAGCTAAGGGTGTCTCCCGACTCAAGCAAGATGAACTTTATGTAccaaaaaggagagagaaactGAGATGGGTCTCATTTATGAATGGTGATGGTAGGCATGTAAGCTGGGATTGGAGAAGGAAACAGATGGCAGAATTTATCCCAGGAAAAGTGAGCATGAGCACCCTTATTCTGAGAGGTTGCTCAAACATATCAGGCTTTCCTTTTGATGAAGTGTTAAACAGCTTCATCTGTGTTCTTGATTTGTCCTATACACCAATAGATTCTCTGCCTCCTGGGTTTTCTCAGCTACTGAATCTGAACTTGCTCTCACTTAGAGGCTGCTCTCAGCTCGAGACCTTGTCTCCATCACCACCTAGTTCTGATGAAGAAACATCACCACTCGCACATCTAGAAAACCTTCAAGTCCTTGATATGAATGGGGTTCCCTTGCTGGAGATAACCCAACAGGATGGTAGCAACAAGAGAAATCTGCACTACCTTGATCTGTCAGGTTCAAGAATCACCACTCTGCCTTCTGAATTCTTCCATAGCATGTTAAGTCTTGAGGAGCTCATTCTTGGTCATTGCTCCAATCTCAAAGAACTGCCTCCTTCCATGGCTGAACTGTACAATCTTTTGTTCCTTCATGTGGAGGGGACTAAGATTACCTCTTTTCCAGAGGATATGTTTGAAGCAATGCAAAGGCTGCGTACACTCAAGCTGATCGACAACACGCTATTGACGTCACTCCCAAGGTCACTATCTGAATCCAAAGGCCTCAAGGAGCTACATATTTATAACTGCATTGGATTGAGGCTTCAGTTTATATGGGATCTGTTACCATACCTTGAAGATCTTTATATACAAACATGGGAGGCGTTGGAAGATATCAAAATCCATGACCATCGTAACCTCAGAACCTTCTCACCCTCTGGACCATGGATTAGGTGCCTGTCCTTGCGTGGGTGCAGCAGGCTGAAAACTGTGAACTTCAGTGATGATCTTACAGCACTGGAGGATGTTGATCTTTCTGGAACAGCCCTTGAGGAGATCCCTCACAGCCTCCCAAATTTACCAAAATTAAAGACATTACTTCTTCTGAATGTCCCTTGTTTCAAGAGATTCCCGTGGCATCAGTTGGTTAGGTTTCCTGAGGTATTCTATTTGGATCACTGTGCAGATGATCATAAGCAATTTTTAAAGATGTTTTGCAAGCAGGAAATTTGTGAGGATGAAAATCAGCATACAGAGATAACGACCAATACTGCTCAAATCAACATAAACGATTCCAGGATCTTTCATAGCTTTAATGCGGATGCTGCTAACAAGTTAGTGAAGGAAGGACAGTTTCTTCAGTCATTTAATGTCCAAGTTAAACCATGCAATGTGAGAGGCAAGAAGCCACAGAATATAAATGGTGAGATTTGTACTAAGATCCAGAGGCGATCACCTTATCTAGATGTCTGTCAATGTGAGGCAGCTAGCATCTTTCCCATGATGAAACTTCAGCCAAAGCAGCGCCATGTGCAGATATCCGCGAAGAATCGATATCCAAATGGTTTAAGGCATCTTCTCTCTGTTACAAACTCAATGTTCATTACAGATGATGCTTTTGTCAGATGCCTTACTGACCTGAATTACAGTCTAATTTGCCTAGAAGAATGCCAGCTCCAACGCTGCCATCAAATGACAGAAGTATTCAGAATGAATTCGGAAGCCTCATCAAAGTCAGAGGTATTCCCATCCCTAAGGATACTGCAGGCCTCCTGCCTTGAGAACCTACTATGCTTTGTTAAACCAGTTCTGAGACGATTATATAATCACCATGGGCCGATAACTTTGAAAGTACTAAAACACATCCACGTTGAGCACTGCCCACGTCTGGAGAAAATTTTCCCATGCAGTTTGTCATTACCAGCACTGGAGACTCTGGTCATTCTGTTCTGCTACAACCTGAAGACAATTTTCTACAATCAACCTGACTATTATGTAGCAGCTTCTCCACTCCCAAACATCGAAAGGATCTACCTCCAGGAGCTGCCACACCTGCAGCACTTCCATGATGATGTCACGTTTCAATTTGATACACCAAAGTGGGAGAAGCTCTTTGTTCGGGGCTGCCTATGCTTTCAGAGTCTCCCACTCCTGAAGAAGGAATATCAAAAGTTAAAGGTGGAAGTCAGCGGAGAGCGTGACTGGTGGGGCAGGCTGCAGTGGATCCTTCCAGAGCAAAGCGATTACTACTTGCATGTGCCGCCACCGGAGTTCGTATCGCGCAAGAAACATATCATCAAAAGCTACCTTAGGTGA